One stretch of Siphonobacter curvatus DNA includes these proteins:
- a CDS encoding fumarylacetoacetate hydrolase family protein, protein MRIFCIGRNYAEHIAELQNERPAEPVIFSKPDSAILRENNAFYLPDFTQDVHHELEIVLKINKLGKNIPVQFADNYYEEIALGIDFTARDVQSKLKAKGLPWDIAKGFDSSAPISKFVPKSQFPEFPKLNFNLTINGETRQVGDTTMMLWSFGEIIAYLSKFFTLKIGDLIYTGTPAGVGPVHIGDRLVGTLEGQELLNFEVK, encoded by the coding sequence ATGCGGATTTTTTGCATTGGGCGAAATTATGCCGAGCATATCGCCGAACTACAAAACGAGCGGCCCGCCGAGCCTGTTATATTCAGCAAGCCCGATTCTGCCATTTTAAGAGAAAATAACGCTTTCTACCTGCCTGACTTTACGCAGGATGTTCATCATGAACTGGAAATCGTATTGAAAATCAATAAGCTAGGCAAAAATATTCCGGTACAGTTTGCGGATAATTATTACGAAGAAATTGCTCTGGGTATTGATTTCACCGCTCGTGATGTGCAGTCCAAGCTAAAAGCCAAAGGACTTCCTTGGGATATTGCCAAAGGTTTCGATAGTTCGGCCCCTATTTCTAAGTTTGTGCCGAAAAGTCAGTTTCCGGAATTTCCCAAACTCAACTTCAATCTTACCATCAACGGCGAAACCCGTCAGGTAGGTGATACAACCATGATGTTGTGGTCCTTTGGGGAAATTATTGCCTACTTATCGAAGTTCTTTACCTTGAAAATTGGTGATTTGATCTACACCGGTACGCCCGCAGGCGTAGGTCCGGTACACATTGGCGACCGGCTGGTGGGGACACTGGAAGGTCAGGAATTACTGAATTTTGAAGTCAAATAA
- a CDS encoding porin family protein encodes MRAFVLALCLCWAGSVSAQRENISLGPMIGGSYSTLTNTPEGVQNKYKVGPSAGVFINYSIKEHFGLTANVLYSRWGTDYESFNNSTNGAFKLNLDYIHVPVLATYYFGNDMGPGAIRPKLFLGPSVSFMVSNNGLVNQNFQKIDVGATGGVGINIGLAKQQWINVDVRYNLGFSQVYKNVPGYENIHNQSFSLNVGYSFPVGQYDKGSNKFSGRRR; translated from the coding sequence ATGCGTGCGTTCGTGCTGGCCCTGTGTCTCTGCTGGGCGGGCAGTGTATCTGCTCAACGAGAAAATATTTCTCTGGGACCCATGATCGGTGGATCATACTCCACCCTAACGAATACGCCGGAAGGTGTTCAAAACAAGTACAAAGTTGGTCCGTCGGCGGGTGTTTTCATCAACTATAGTATCAAAGAGCACTTTGGTTTAACGGCCAACGTCTTATACTCCCGCTGGGGTACCGACTACGAAAGTTTCAACAACAGTACCAATGGAGCCTTCAAACTGAACCTGGACTACATTCACGTTCCAGTCTTGGCTACGTATTACTTCGGCAACGATATGGGTCCTGGAGCCATTCGTCCCAAGTTGTTTCTGGGGCCTTCCGTTAGCTTCATGGTCAGTAATAATGGCCTCGTTAACCAAAATTTTCAGAAAATTGACGTGGGAGCTACGGGTGGAGTAGGTATCAACATTGGTCTGGCTAAGCAACAGTGGATCAACGTGGACGTTCGTTATAACCTCGGGTTCAGTCAGGTCTACAAAAATGTACCGGGCTACGAGAATATCCACAACCAGTCCTTCTCGCTCAACGTAGGCTACAGCTTCCCCGTGGGCCAGTACGATAAGGGTAGTAACAAATTCAGCGGTAGACGACGCTAA
- a CDS encoding YqgE/AlgH family protein, with product MKVTRGSLLLAEPFLGDENFERSVVLICEHNEQGTFGLVLTQTTELLLDDVIEDDIYPDVPLFVGGPVEKNTLHYIHRRPDLIEGSTELQDGLYWSGDFEQIKKLLNLGSLPAGDIRFFIGYSGWGEGQLNDELNRDSWIVSNTRPGQLFDCPTDQLWRSTLRDMGGAYRVLSHYPTDPRLN from the coding sequence ATGAAGGTGACCCGAGGCAGTTTGTTGTTAGCTGAACCGTTTTTGGGTGATGAAAATTTTGAGCGGAGTGTAGTACTGATTTGTGAACACAATGAGCAAGGGACTTTTGGGCTGGTTTTGACTCAAACGACGGAGTTGCTGCTGGATGATGTGATTGAAGACGATATCTATCCTGACGTACCGCTCTTTGTGGGTGGACCCGTTGAGAAAAATACGCTGCATTACATTCACCGCCGCCCGGATTTGATCGAAGGTTCAACGGAATTGCAGGACGGTCTGTACTGGAGTGGTGACTTTGAACAGATCAAGAAACTGCTCAATCTGGGATCGTTACCCGCTGGAGATATCCGCTTTTTTATTGGGTACTCGGGCTGGGGAGAAGGCCAACTAAACGATGAGCTGAACCGGGATTCCTGGATCGTTTCCAACACCCGCCCTGGCCAGCTCTTTGATTGTCCGACGGACCAGCTCTGGCGATCGACCTTGCGGGATATGGGAGGAGCGTACCGGGTGCTGTCCCATTATCCGACGGATCCCCGATTGAATTAG
- a CDS encoding HAD family hydrolase codes for MKLVIFDMDGVLVDSEPIYHHFHPYFFENHLGIPLTQEEVDGLTGVASREIYSRYKALYPNQLPNAPEVYVEQEYDLLMEKFAALEPFPVIQGIPELLTTLQEQGFRRCVSSSNQRRMVNLCLERSGLKSYFENVYNGEDVARAKPDPEIFIKQSVYFGVAPEECLVIEDSTNGCRAAKAAGMPCVGYVNPNSGNQDLSLADWKIDAWDTAGITKLLTILKATNLETVR; via the coding sequence ATGAAATTGGTCATTTTTGATATGGATGGCGTACTCGTGGACAGCGAGCCGATTTACCATCATTTTCACCCCTATTTTTTTGAAAACCATTTGGGTATTCCCCTGACGCAGGAAGAAGTGGATGGCCTGACCGGTGTCGCTTCCCGTGAGATTTACAGTCGCTACAAAGCCCTGTATCCCAACCAGTTGCCTAATGCTCCGGAAGTATACGTGGAGCAGGAATACGACCTGCTGATGGAGAAATTTGCGGCTCTCGAGCCCTTTCCCGTCATTCAGGGTATTCCCGAATTGCTGACCACCTTACAGGAGCAGGGGTTTAGAAGGTGCGTATCCTCCTCCAACCAGCGACGCATGGTGAATCTGTGCCTGGAGCGTTCGGGTTTGAAAAGCTATTTCGAGAACGTGTACAACGGCGAAGACGTTGCCCGGGCGAAACCCGATCCCGAGATTTTTATCAAGCAAAGTGTGTATTTTGGCGTAGCACCCGAGGAATGTCTGGTCATTGAAGATTCAACGAATGGATGCCGGGCCGCCAAGGCTGCTGGTATGCCCTGCGTCGGGTACGTCAATCCTAACTCGGGCAATCAGGATTTATCGCTGGCCGACTGGAAAATTGATGCCTGGGATACAGCAGGTATTACAAAGTTATTAACCATTTTAAAAGCCACGAACCTGGAAACGGTTCGCTAA
- a CDS encoding M23 family metallopeptidase, whose protein sequence is MADPFSYVFVLLARILSLAWVLASSAAAQQPYLFPILPGQTAQLAGTFAELRPQHFHAGIDIKTQQREGLSVQSIDRGYVSKIIVSRTGYGNAVFVTHPSGETSVYAHLQQFNPRIAQYVYQQQVARHSPEVVLTPAPSTLPLQRGEELGLSGNSGGSMGPHLHFEIRNAQGINVDPLNYSFAEVHDNIPPVLEALAVRTLDANARVEGRFGRMEYGFIKEESPKPSVHLYRLRDTLRMVGEMGLELLAYDQSNGSASKNGLSCVEVHVDGRELHFHHLAQVPEAYTDDINIHTDYATYFETSRFFQRCYKADGNDRVPIYSPRDGRLRVNPGAIHQVTITTWDHFQNKSQLHFVVKGDPKEGRSADPSIRWTVEENWLVVKGALADSLQVYLPGKHQILSPAYPSCYLWDLRQGLPDSLDTGSQLIRFSFVGTAYPKKPGRLSRDRLELEWKSESLYDTLFLNLQEKNEKLLIGDPTVPLKGKVTIHYQPVSPISEYEKTALYRDGERPEFVGGQWKDGRIHAETLYLGTYRLATDTLAPTITPVSINTRQLRFRIKDNLSGIKTWQTRVGTETVILEYDAKNDLLFSKIREENRPFQGELRLEVTDNSGNKATFERPNLHP, encoded by the coding sequence TTGGCTGATCCATTTTCTTACGTATTCGTCTTGCTAGCTCGTATTCTTTCGTTGGCCTGGGTACTAGCCTCTTCCGCCGCCGCCCAGCAACCGTACCTTTTTCCTATTTTACCCGGACAAACCGCTCAACTGGCCGGTACCTTTGCCGAGCTTCGGCCGCAGCATTTTCACGCAGGTATCGACATCAAAACTCAGCAACGCGAAGGGCTTTCGGTACAGAGCATTGACCGGGGGTACGTTTCCAAGATTATCGTTAGTCGTACAGGATACGGCAATGCGGTTTTTGTTACGCATCCATCCGGCGAAACCAGCGTGTACGCTCACCTGCAACAGTTCAATCCTCGAATTGCTCAGTACGTGTATCAACAGCAGGTAGCCCGCCATTCACCCGAAGTAGTGCTCACGCCCGCTCCCAGTACCCTTCCGTTGCAACGCGGTGAAGAACTGGGACTTTCGGGTAATTCGGGGGGGTCCATGGGGCCACACCTGCACTTTGAAATCCGGAATGCACAAGGGATCAACGTTGATCCGCTGAATTATTCCTTTGCAGAAGTACACGATAACATTCCCCCCGTGCTCGAAGCACTAGCCGTCCGTACCCTGGATGCGAATGCCCGGGTTGAAGGCCGTTTTGGTCGTATGGAGTATGGCTTTATTAAGGAAGAATCGCCGAAGCCTTCCGTGCACCTGTATCGGTTACGGGATACGCTACGAATGGTGGGGGAAATGGGGCTGGAATTACTGGCGTACGATCAGAGTAACGGCTCTGCTTCCAAAAATGGACTAAGTTGCGTGGAAGTACATGTGGATGGCCGCGAGCTGCATTTTCACCACCTGGCTCAGGTACCCGAAGCCTATACCGACGACATTAACATTCACACCGATTACGCCACGTATTTCGAAACGAGTCGCTTTTTCCAGCGTTGCTACAAAGCGGATGGCAATGACCGCGTACCGATTTACTCCCCCCGCGACGGACGTTTACGCGTCAACCCCGGAGCCATTCATCAGGTGACGATTACTACCTGGGATCATTTTCAGAACAAATCGCAACTGCATTTTGTAGTGAAAGGCGATCCGAAAGAAGGCCGCTCCGCGGATCCTTCCATACGCTGGACGGTGGAAGAAAACTGGCTGGTGGTGAAAGGGGCTCTGGCCGATTCATTACAGGTCTATCTTCCTGGAAAACATCAGATTCTGAGTCCAGCGTACCCCAGCTGTTACCTCTGGGATTTACGTCAGGGTTTGCCCGATTCACTTGATACGGGTTCGCAGCTGATTCGGTTTTCGTTCGTGGGTACGGCTTATCCCAAAAAACCGGGACGACTTAGCAGGGACCGCCTGGAGCTGGAATGGAAATCCGAAAGTCTCTACGATACGTTATTTCTGAATCTTCAGGAAAAGAATGAAAAGCTACTGATTGGCGATCCGACGGTGCCCCTGAAAGGTAAAGTCACGATTCATTACCAACCCGTAAGTCCCATCTCTGAATACGAGAAAACGGCCCTGTACCGGGATGGTGAACGGCCTGAATTTGTGGGCGGGCAATGGAAAGACGGCCGTATCCACGCCGAAACGCTGTACCTAGGCACGTACCGACTAGCGACGGATACGCTGGCTCCAACCATCACGCCGGTGAGTATAAATACCCGCCAGCTTCGTTTTCGCATTAAAGACAATTTATCCGGGATTAAAACCTGGCAAACCCGGGTTGGTACGGAAACAGTCATTCTAGAATACGACGCCAAAAATGATTTGCTGTTTTCGAAAATAAGGGAAGAAAATCGTCCTTTTCAGGGTGAATTACGATTGGAAGTGACGGACAATTCAGGAAACAAAGCTACTTTTGAACGACCGAACCTCCATCCATAA
- a CDS encoding M48 family metallopeptidase, with product MKRTFALGIVLATTIWACSRVPISNRNQLLLVSDAEMNQQALVSYKQFLDTNKVISNSNANTQMVKRVGERIAAAATKYFNDIKHPEYLDGYNWEFNLVQDNQVNAWCMPGGKVVVYTGLIPVAQTEAGLATVMGHEISHAIAKHGSERVSQQYVAQGLLTGGQVALGVANANKPTQARNVWSTVFNVAAPIGANLAILRYSRQHESEADHLGLIFMAMAGYDPKEAVTFWGRMAEASKNAQKPPVLLSSHPSDQQRINDLKKLLPEAEKYYARR from the coding sequence ATGAAAAGAACCTTTGCCCTAGGTATTGTACTGGCTACAACGATATGGGCGTGTAGTCGTGTACCTATCTCAAACCGGAATCAATTATTACTCGTATCCGATGCTGAAATGAATCAGCAGGCTCTGGTGAGCTACAAGCAGTTTTTGGATACCAACAAAGTTATCTCCAACAGTAACGCCAATACGCAAATGGTGAAGCGGGTAGGCGAGCGAATTGCCGCAGCGGCTACCAAATATTTCAATGATATTAAGCATCCCGAGTACCTGGATGGTTATAACTGGGAATTCAACCTGGTACAGGATAATCAGGTAAATGCCTGGTGTATGCCCGGTGGTAAAGTGGTCGTGTATACGGGTTTGATTCCCGTTGCTCAGACGGAAGCGGGGCTAGCCACGGTGATGGGCCACGAGATTTCGCACGCCATTGCGAAGCACGGATCCGAACGCGTCAGTCAGCAGTACGTAGCCCAGGGCTTGCTCACGGGCGGACAGGTGGCGTTGGGCGTAGCCAATGCTAATAAGCCCACGCAGGCTCGCAATGTCTGGAGTACGGTCTTTAACGTAGCGGCTCCCATTGGGGCTAACCTGGCTATTCTGCGGTACAGTCGTCAGCACGAAAGTGAAGCGGATCACTTGGGACTGATCTTTATGGCCATGGCGGGTTATGATCCGAAAGAGGCAGTTACCTTCTGGGGACGTATGGCTGAAGCCAGCAAAAATGCCCAGAAGCCTCCCGTACTGCTTTCTTCGCACCCCTCAGACCAACAACGGATCAACGATCTGAAAAAGTTGTTGCCAGAGGCCGAGAAGTATTACGCCCGCCGATAG
- a CDS encoding RNA polymerase sigma factor — protein sequence MSDQELLEKFANPETRNYAFNLLIRKYQHKVYSLIRKMVIDHSDADDLTQETFIKVWQHLAEFRGDSQLFTWIYRIASNETFNFLNKKRRRFFLPLDDVDYELEAKIDADPQLSGDEIQNKLQKAILRLPEKQRLVFHLRYYDEMPYEQMSEVTGTSEGALKASYHHAVRKIEEFLNGN from the coding sequence ATGTCTGATCAGGAACTGTTGGAAAAATTTGCGAATCCGGAAACGCGTAATTACGCGTTCAATCTGTTGATTCGTAAGTACCAGCATAAAGTATACAGCCTGATTCGGAAGATGGTTATCGATCATTCGGACGCTGATGATCTGACGCAGGAAACGTTCATCAAGGTCTGGCAACACCTGGCTGAGTTTCGTGGGGATTCGCAACTGTTTACCTGGATTTACCGCATTGCCAGTAATGAAACGTTCAATTTCCTGAATAAAAAACGTCGTCGTTTCTTTCTGCCCCTGGATGATGTTGACTACGAATTGGAAGCGAAAATTGATGCTGATCCCCAACTTTCCGGGGATGAGATTCAGAATAAATTACAAAAAGCCATCCTTCGCCTGCCCGAAAAACAACGCCTGGTTTTTCACTTACGATACTACGACGAAATGCCCTACGAGCAAATGTCCGAAGTAACCGGGACTTCCGAAGGAGCCCTGAAAGCCTCGTATCACCACGCCGTACGAAAAATTGAAGAATTTTTAAACGGAAATTAA
- a CDS encoding DeoR/GlpR family DNA-binding transcription regulator produces the protein MLREERLQYILQKLTQHQRVSSVELSQELKVSDDTVRRDLNELAEEGLLKKVHGGAIPSVPRAPAPLKMTERIAYAQHEKEEIARKATALFKDGQTIILDNGSTNMVIAQRLPTDLNAQIFTNSLAIAQILSEHPSVEVHLMGGWVYKRAQVTLGAGVMHTLEQLRPDFCIVGVCSIHHELGVTTPYWEEALLKQKMVEVSQKVIATAWRDKFDTADTCRVCPYEALDLLITSSAMTTEQLEPYHHKGVEIW, from the coding sequence ATGCTTCGCGAAGAACGCCTCCAATACATTCTTCAGAAACTGACGCAGCACCAGCGGGTAAGTTCGGTGGAATTAAGCCAGGAATTAAAAGTTTCGGATGATACCGTTCGTCGGGATCTCAATGAACTGGCGGAAGAGGGTTTACTCAAGAAAGTACACGGCGGAGCCATTCCCAGCGTACCCCGGGCACCGGCTCCGCTCAAGATGACCGAACGCATTGCCTACGCCCAGCACGAGAAGGAAGAAATTGCCCGGAAAGCTACCGCATTGTTTAAGGATGGGCAGACAATTATTCTGGACAATGGTTCCACCAACATGGTCATTGCTCAAAGGCTCCCAACGGACCTGAATGCCCAGATTTTTACCAACAGTTTGGCCATTGCCCAAATTCTTAGCGAGCATCCTTCCGTGGAAGTACACCTAATGGGAGGATGGGTTTACAAGCGGGCTCAGGTCACCCTGGGGGCTGGGGTCATGCATACGCTCGAACAGTTACGGCCGGACTTTTGCATCGTGGGCGTATGTTCCATTCATCACGAGTTGGGGGTAACGACGCCGTATTGGGAAGAAGCCTTGCTGAAACAGAAAATGGTAGAAGTATCCCAAAAAGTCATTGCGACGGCCTGGCGGGATAAATTCGATACGGCCGATACGTGCCGGGTATGTCCCTACGAAGCCCTGGACCTGCTCATAACCTCTTCGGCCATGACAACGGAGCAACTTGAACCGTATCATCACAAAGGCGTGGAAATCTGGTAA
- a CDS encoding 5' nucleotidase, NT5C type, with amino-acid sequence MKRILIDMDDVLADASGRFVEYCVNRLGRSVTKDLLKGPNWAAAVDIHADTVKSWVHEPGFFRGMTVMPDAQEVVKKLMEQYEVFIVSAAIEFPNSLKEKVEWLAEYFPFIDWRYIVLCGHKWMIDGDYLIDDHEKNLSTFRGTPILFDAPHNQTLEGYQRVQTWRDVERLLLPELLPNP; translated from the coding sequence ATGAAACGTATTTTGATTGACATGGACGATGTGCTGGCGGATGCTTCCGGCCGTTTTGTGGAATATTGCGTAAATCGGCTGGGACGATCCGTTACAAAAGATTTATTGAAAGGTCCTAACTGGGCGGCGGCTGTAGACATTCACGCAGATACGGTAAAAAGCTGGGTACACGAACCCGGCTTTTTCCGGGGTATGACCGTCATGCCCGACGCTCAGGAAGTGGTAAAAAAGCTTATGGAACAGTATGAAGTGTTCATCGTTTCAGCAGCGATTGAGTTCCCGAACTCTCTGAAAGAAAAAGTCGAGTGGCTGGCTGAATACTTTCCTTTCATCGATTGGCGGTACATTGTTCTCTGTGGACACAAATGGATGATTGACGGCGATTATCTCATCGACGATCATGAGAAAAATTTGAGTACCTTTCGTGGTACGCCGATTTTATTTGATGCTCCGCACAACCAAACCTTAGAAGGCTACCAACGCGTGCAAACCTGGCGGGACGTTGAACGCCTGCTGTTGCCGGAGCTGTTACCGAATCCATAA
- the bcp gene encoding thioredoxin-dependent thiol peroxidase: MSLQTGDQAPAFEAADQNGQLVKLSDFAGKKVVLYFYPKDDTPGCTAQACNLRDNYESLLQAGYVILGVSVDDEKSHQKFIKKYELPFPLLADTDHKIVEAYGVWVEKNMYGKTYMGTARTTFVIDESGNIAQIIRKVDTKDHTSQILQSA, encoded by the coding sequence ATGTCTCTTCAAACTGGCGATCAGGCTCCGGCCTTTGAAGCAGCCGACCAGAATGGTCAACTCGTCAAACTCAGTGATTTCGCCGGAAAGAAGGTAGTCCTGTATTTTTACCCCAAAGATGATACGCCAGGCTGTACGGCTCAGGCCTGCAACCTCCGTGATAACTACGAAAGCCTATTACAGGCGGGTTATGTCATACTTGGCGTTAGCGTAGACGATGAGAAATCGCACCAGAAGTTCATTAAAAAGTACGAGCTGCCTTTTCCTCTGCTGGCTGATACCGACCATAAAATCGTGGAAGCCTACGGCGTCTGGGTGGAAAAAAATATGTACGGCAAAACCTATATGGGTACGGCACGGACGACTTTCGTGATTGATGAATCCGGGAACATTGCTCAGATCATCCGCAAAGTTGACACCAAAGACCACACTAGTCAGATTTTGCAATCGGCGTAA
- a CDS encoding transketolase produces the protein MNLQEIASQVRRDIVRMVHGVKSGHPGGSLGCTDLLVSLYFKHMDLKTDENGQVVFNMDGNGEDLFFLSNGHISPVLYSVLAHRGYFPPAELATFRKLDSRLQGHPATAEHLPGIRIASGSLGQGLSVAIGTALGKKLNGDSHLVYVLMGDGEQQEGQIWEAATFAPHHKVDNLIAFVDFNGQQIDGPTEKVMNNRDLGAKYEAFGWTVLHMDGNDYDSLDTVLSEAKGLTGQGKPIVVITKTEMGQGVDFMMHTHKWHGTAPNDDQLAKALAQLPETLGDY, from the coding sequence ATGAATCTTCAGGAAATTGCTTCTCAGGTTCGTCGTGACATCGTCCGGATGGTACACGGCGTCAAATCAGGTCACCCCGGTGGATCATTAGGTTGTACGGACCTGCTGGTGAGTCTGTATTTCAAACACATGGATTTGAAAACCGACGAAAACGGCCAAGTAGTATTTAACATGGACGGAAACGGTGAAGATCTTTTCTTCCTGTCCAACGGTCACATCTCCCCGGTTTTGTATTCCGTTCTGGCTCATCGCGGCTACTTCCCTCCCGCCGAGCTGGCTACCTTCCGTAAACTCGACTCGCGTTTGCAGGGTCACCCGGCAACGGCCGAGCATTTGCCCGGTATCCGCATCGCTTCAGGATCGCTGGGTCAGGGTCTTTCGGTAGCCATTGGTACGGCTTTAGGCAAGAAACTTAACGGTGATTCGCATCTCGTGTACGTACTCATGGGCGACGGCGAGCAGCAGGAAGGCCAAATTTGGGAAGCGGCTACGTTTGCTCCCCACCACAAAGTGGACAACCTGATTGCGTTCGTGGATTTCAACGGTCAGCAGATCGACGGTCCGACGGAGAAGGTCATGAACAACCGCGACCTCGGAGCTAAATATGAAGCTTTCGGCTGGACGGTTCTGCACATGGACGGCAACGATTACGACTCCCTGGATACGGTCCTCAGCGAAGCAAAAGGTCTGACGGGTCAAGGTAAGCCCATCGTGGTCATTACCAAAACCGAAATGGGTCAGGGTGTTGATTTCATGATGCACACGCACAAGTGGCACGGTACGGCTCCCAACGACGATCAACTTGCGAAAGCCCTCGCCCAACTCCCCGAAACTTTAGGTGATTACTAA
- a CDS encoding transketolase family protein — translation MKQYPYTDKKDTRSGFGAGMTELGRTNPDVVTLCADLVGSLKIDTFIQENPERFFQCGISEANMIGVSAGLAITGKIPFATTFANFGSSRVFDQVRQAVAYSNKNVKIAVSHAGLTLGEDGATHQVLEDLAMMKALPNMTVINPCDYNQTKAATIASAAYEGPVYLRFGRPVIPVFIPEDMPFEIGKAITLNEGTDVSIFATGHLVWEALQACQMLEEEGISAEIINIHTIKPLDTEAILASVQKTGCCVSAEEHQVNGGLGESIAHTLITNYLAPQEFVGVKDTFGESGTPDELMTKYGLKAANIVEAAKKAIARKTK, via the coding sequence ATGAAACAATATCCCTATACCGATAAAAAAGATACCCGCTCGGGTTTTGGAGCGGGCATGACCGAACTGGGTCGTACCAATCCTGACGTCGTAACGCTGTGTGCCGACTTAGTAGGATCGCTCAAAATTGACACGTTCATCCAGGAAAACCCCGAGCGTTTCTTCCAGTGCGGTATTTCTGAAGCTAACATGATCGGCGTATCCGCAGGTCTGGCCATTACGGGCAAAATTCCCTTTGCAACGACGTTCGCCAACTTCGGTTCCAGCCGCGTATTCGATCAGGTACGCCAAGCGGTAGCCTATTCCAACAAAAACGTAAAGATCGCCGTCTCACACGCCGGTCTGACGCTGGGCGAAGACGGTGCCACGCACCAGGTACTCGAAGATTTAGCCATGATGAAGGCTCTGCCCAACATGACGGTCATCAACCCCTGCGATTACAACCAGACGAAAGCGGCTACGATTGCTTCAGCCGCCTACGAAGGTCCCGTATACCTGCGTTTTGGTCGTCCGGTGATTCCGGTATTCATTCCCGAAGATATGCCCTTCGAGATTGGAAAAGCCATCACGCTGAACGAAGGTACGGATGTCAGCATCTTCGCAACCGGTCACCTGGTATGGGAAGCCCTGCAAGCCTGCCAAATGCTGGAAGAAGAAGGTATTTCGGCCGAAATCATCAACATCCACACCATCAAGCCGCTCGATACGGAAGCCATCCTGGCCTCGGTACAGAAGACGGGTTGCTGCGTAAGTGCGGAAGAACACCAGGTAAATGGCGGTTTGGGCGAAAGCATTGCTCATACGCTTATTACTAACTACCTAGCTCCGCAGGAATTCGTTGGCGTGAAAGATACGTTTGGCGAAAGCGGTACGCCCGATGAACTGATGACCAAGTACGGTCTGAAAGCAGCGAACATCGTAGAAGCGGCGAAAAAAGCTATCGCCCGCAAAACGAAATAA
- the sucC gene encoding ADP-forming succinate--CoA ligase subunit beta — protein sequence MNIHEYQAKEILKRYGVRIQEGIVADTPDKAVEVARELNIKTGTKWFVVKAQIHAGGRGKGGGVKLAKNYEEVREKSGQILGMQLVTHQTGPEGKKVHKVLISEDVYYPGATEPKEFYLAILLDRAKACNVIMASTEGGMDIEEVAEHSPEKIIKEWIDPKVGLQGFQARKIAFALGLEGDAFKEMVKFIGSLYKAYIDTDASQFEINPVLKTSDNKILAVDAKVNLDDNALYRHTDLAEMRDVREEDPLEVEAGHYNLNYVKLDGNIGCMVNGAGLAMATMDLIKLSGGEPANFLDVGGGANAQTVEAGFRIILKDPNVKAILINIFGGIVRCDRVATGIVEAYKAIGNIPVPIVVRLQGTNAEEGAKIIDESGLEVHSAVQLKDAADRLKDVLATAF from the coding sequence ATGAACATACACGAATACCAGGCGAAAGAGATCCTCAAACGATACGGAGTCCGTATTCAGGAGGGCATCGTCGCTGACACACCCGACAAAGCGGTAGAAGTAGCCCGCGAACTCAACATCAAAACGGGTACGAAATGGTTTGTGGTGAAGGCTCAGATTCATGCCGGAGGCCGTGGTAAAGGCGGTGGCGTAAAACTGGCTAAAAACTACGAAGAAGTCCGTGAGAAATCAGGACAGATTCTGGGCATGCAATTAGTCACGCACCAAACCGGTCCCGAAGGTAAGAAAGTACATAAGGTTCTGATTTCCGAAGACGTGTACTATCCCGGAGCTACGGAGCCCAAAGAATTCTATCTGGCTATCCTGTTAGATCGTGCCAAAGCTTGTAACGTCATCATGGCGTCTACGGAAGGTGGTATGGACATCGAAGAAGTAGCCGAACATTCACCCGAGAAAATCATCAAGGAATGGATCGATCCTAAAGTGGGTCTTCAGGGCTTCCAGGCTCGGAAAATCGCTTTCGCTTTAGGTCTTGAAGGCGATGCTTTCAAAGAGATGGTGAAATTCATTGGCTCTCTTTATAAAGCATACATCGATACGGATGCTTCTCAATTCGAGATCAACCCCGTATTGAAAACGTCCGATAACAAAATTCTGGCCGTTGATGCGAAAGTAAACCTCGACGACAACGCTCTGTATCGCCATACCGATCTGGCTGAAATGCGGGACGTTCGCGAAGAAGATCCTCTGGAAGTAGAAGCTGGTCATTACAACCTGAACTACGTGAAACTGGACGGCAACATTGGCTGTATGGTGAACGGTGCAGGTCTGGCCATGGCTACGATGGACTTGATCAAACTGTCAGGTGGTGAGCCTGCCAACTTCCTCGACGTAGGGGGTGGAGCTAACGCCCAGACGGTAGAAGCAGGTTTCCGTATCATCCTGAAAGATCCGAACGTAAAAGCGATCCTGATCAACATCTTCGGTGGTATCGTTCGTTGCGACCGCGTAGCTACGGGTATCGTAGAAGCGTACAAAGCCATCGGTAATATCCCCGTACCTATCGTCGTTCGTTTGCAAGGAACGAATGCTGAAGAAGGAGCGAAAATCATCGATGAATCAGGTCTGGAAGTACACTCAGCGGTACAGTTGAAAGACGCGGCTGATCGTCTGAAAGATGTATTAGCCACTGCATTCTAA